Proteins co-encoded in one Astyanax mexicanus isolate ESR-SI-001 chromosome 1, AstMex3_surface, whole genome shotgun sequence genomic window:
- the LOC103028449 gene encoding arylamine N-acetyltransferase 1-like, giving the protein MDVDRYLARIGCPSPCSPTLETLRCLHLNHLLAVPFENLSVHSGEPLSLDLPLLYQKIVVNRRGGFCYELNGLFWWLLCQLGFEVHILSAQVKNRFTGAYGPPFDHFISMVTLEGHRWLCDVGFGSGFQLPLSLETDGPQKQTHGLYRLRTEAQLMYVEMSEIDAIKNPKEDTAWRALYKFTFEPRQREDFNAMCHYHQTSIHSVFVCKSLCSLLLPNGRITIIGRKLIINSLSDKKDQPSQTKTDLSDQEITELLKDKFGIVLSNPLTPKDTDIVPPPVNY; this is encoded by the coding sequence ATGGATGTTGATAGGTATTTAGCTCGTATCGGCTGCCCCTCTCCCTGTTCTCCGACTCTGGAGACGCTGAGGTGCCTTCACCTAAACCACCTGCTGGCGGTTCCTTTCGAGAACCTCTCCGTTCATTCGGGGGAGCCGCTCAGCCTGGACCTTCCTCTGCTCTACCAGAAAATAGTGGTGAACAGGAGAGGAGGGTTCTGCTATGAATTAAACGGCCTCTTCTGGTGGCTTCTGTGTCAGCTGGGTTTTGAGGTCCACATTCTCTCTGCACAGGTGAAGAACCGCTTCACAGGGGCCTATGGACCACCCTTTGACCACTTCATCTCAATGGTGACCCTTGAAGGTCACAGGTGGCTCTGTGATGTGGGCTTTGGCTCTGGTTTCCAGCTCCCTCTTTCTCTCGAGACAGACGGTCCCCAAAAGCAGACCCATGGACTGTATCGTCTAAGGACTGAAGCTCAGCTGATGTACGTGGAAATGTCTGAGATTGATGCCATAAAGAACCCAAAGGAGGACACTGCATGGAGGGCACTCTACAAATTCACCTTTGAACCACGTCAGAGGGAAGATTTCAACGCCATGTGTCACTACCACCAGACCTCCATCCACTCAGTCTTCGTCTGCAAGTCCTTATGCTCCCTACTGCTGCCCAATGGAAGGATTACAATCATAGGCCGCAAACTCATCATCAACAGCTTGTCTGATAAGAAGGACCAGCCGAGCCAAACCAAAACTGACCTTTCAGATCAAGAAATAACAGAATTACTGAAGGACAAGTTTGGAATAGTGCTTTCCAATCCATTAACACCAAAAGACACTGACATTGTGCCCCCACCAGTAAACTATTAA